A section of the Pectinophora gossypiella chromosome 11, ilPecGoss1.1, whole genome shotgun sequence genome encodes:
- the LOC126370703 gene encoding G kinase-anchoring protein 1-like isoform X2 — protein MKHQWNLLIDTFYFCYFALFILFISIIVVYSTSKKSSSEKMAALVVQSRFAGLKIEDDDYPSSSDSKNKKSKGAAAKKPDPPKKAKTNTKPQSANKKKKSKAASSTSEQWETWKQKDEQLVDGNFESELQQAILLSKLDYEEKKDVYKQFKKEAEMEKKVVETKSSKKQNKKKNVMSLDQFNDMISGEEPRFNHEDEKQPVEDAEFNKDTEFFERVKDEAKNELLKDKIIDRVRNRKCVSDEVITRVQFADALERKDKEIQALKDEITGLKQELLTVKSRNKKLCNILGQGEMKDKAEVLVEVERLRSVQSELTAELAALHSDLERERSRNADPRAKDKKKKSASDKEK, from the exons ATGAAACATCAGTGGAATCTCTTAAtagatacattttatttttgttattttgcattgtttattttgtttatttctatCATTGTTGTTTACTCTACCAGTAAAAAAAGCAG TAGCGAAAAAATGGCTGCTTTGGTGGTACAATCGCGTTTCGCCGGGTTGAAGATCGAGGACGACGACTACCCGTCTTCTAGCGACAGCAAAAACAAAAAGTCCAAGGGCGCCGCCGCCAAGAAGCCTGATCCTCCCAAGAAAGCCAAAACTAACACAAAACCACAG AGTgcaaacaagaagaagaagtcgaAGGCCGCCAGCTCAACTTCAGAACAGTGGGAGACCTGGAAGCAGAAGGATGAACAGCTGGTTGATGGCAACTTTGAGTCTGAACTACAACAG GCAATTCTCCTGTCAAAGCTGGACTATGAAGAAAAGAAGGATGTGTACAAGCAGTTCAAGAAAGAAGCGGAGATGGAGAAGAAAGTTGTCGAGACCAAATCCAGCAAGAAGCAGAACAAGAAGAAAAACGTCATGAGCCTCGACCAGTTCAACGATATGATCTCTGGGGAGGAGCCTCGat TCAACCACGAAGATGAGAAACAACCGGTAGAGGACGCAGAGTTTAACAAAGACACGGAGTTCTTTGAAAGGGTTAAGGACGAGGCCAAGAACGAGCTACTAAAGGACAAAATCATCGACAGAGTTCGCAATAGGAAGTGCGTGTCGGATGAG GTCATCACTCGGGTACAGTTCGCGGATGCTCTAGAGAGAAAGGACAAGGAGATACAAGCTCTAAAAGACGAGATAACGGGACTGAAGCAGGAGCTGCTGACCGTCAAGAGTAGGAACAAGAAGCTCTGCAATATTCTTGGACAGGGTGAAA TGAAAGACAAAGCGGAGgtgttggtggaggtggagCGGCTGCGCAGCGTGCAGAGCGAGCTGACGGCCGAGCTGGCCGCGCTGCACAGCGACCTCGAGCGAGAGCGCTCCAGGAACGCCGACCCACGCGCCAAGGACAAG aagAAAAAGAGTGCGAGTGACAAAGAGAAATAG
- the LOC126370703 gene encoding G kinase-anchoring protein 1-like isoform X3 has translation MAALVVQSRFAGLKIEDDDYPSSSDSKNKKSKGAAAKKPDPPKKAKTNTKPQSANKKKKSKAASSTSEQWETWKQKDEQLVDGNFESELQQAILLSKLDYEEKKDVYKQFKKEAEMEKKVVETKSSKKQNKKKNVMSLDQFNDMISGEEPRFNHEDEKQPVEDAEFNKDTEFFERVKDEAKNELLKDKIIDRVRNRKCVSDEVITRVQFADALERKDKEIQALKDEITGLKQELLTVKSRNKKLCNILGQGEMKDKAEVLVEVERLRSVQSELTAELAALHSDLERERSRNADPRAKDKKFPYKKKSIRFDVSSEAITALESSTAT, from the exons ATGGCTGCTTTGGTGGTACAATCGCGTTTCGCCGGGTTGAAGATCGAGGACGACGACTACCCGTCTTCTAGCGACAGCAAAAACAAAAAGTCCAAGGGCGCCGCCGCCAAGAAGCCTGATCCTCCCAAGAAAGCCAAAACTAACACAAAACCACAG AGTgcaaacaagaagaagaagtcgaAGGCCGCCAGCTCAACTTCAGAACAGTGGGAGACCTGGAAGCAGAAGGATGAACAGCTGGTTGATGGCAACTTTGAGTCTGAACTACAACAG GCAATTCTCCTGTCAAAGCTGGACTATGAAGAAAAGAAGGATGTGTACAAGCAGTTCAAGAAAGAAGCGGAGATGGAGAAGAAAGTTGTCGAGACCAAATCCAGCAAGAAGCAGAACAAGAAGAAAAACGTCATGAGCCTCGACCAGTTCAACGATATGATCTCTGGGGAGGAGCCTCGat TCAACCACGAAGATGAGAAACAACCGGTAGAGGACGCAGAGTTTAACAAAGACACGGAGTTCTTTGAAAGGGTTAAGGACGAGGCCAAGAACGAGCTACTAAAGGACAAAATCATCGACAGAGTTCGCAATAGGAAGTGCGTGTCGGATGAG GTCATCACTCGGGTACAGTTCGCGGATGCTCTAGAGAGAAAGGACAAGGAGATACAAGCTCTAAAAGACGAGATAACGGGACTGAAGCAGGAGCTGCTGACCGTCAAGAGTAGGAACAAGAAGCTCTGCAATATTCTTGGACAGGGTGAAA TGAAAGACAAAGCGGAGgtgttggtggaggtggagCGGCTGCGCAGCGTGCAGAGCGAGCTGACGGCCGAGCTGGCCGCGCTGCACAGCGACCTCGAGCGAGAGCGCTCCAGGAACGCCGACCCACGCGCCAAGGACAAG AAATTCccatataaaaagaaaagtataCGATTTGACGTATCATCTGAAGCCATCACAGCCTTAGAGTCGAGCACAGCAACTTAA
- the LOC126370691 gene encoding leucine-rich repeat protein 1: MKLQCQVEVINRVHSSLNIRSNGKYLKSTLALGREPKNENEYFILHFSSVNRTGVKYKVKSLKQAFVKCLNEGKATLRFEDPPHDLCIKCEAIQLKCFMKLLKQCITGDTKGLRLSDLSNISVTSKDIAPTKMVIRDRSEFPSKGLPRTLESLTLAGLKLCNFRRDVLLLRHLSVLDLSNNEIEKIPAEFGRMPNLSELYLANNQLGVKGEMDWNWLLGPQISKSLKLLDLTGNKLNHLSKGVWKLQSLVTLKLDNNMIKRLPATVGRISSLRYLTLSQNRLESLPCSLMHCKLEHIDLSSNDFHIIESAPQPNNRSLWDLYVRGLVQLAAKVVLKHKIYYAPNIIPRTLVHFLDEANMCICGAPVVNDLFYINKQFEMKDFFRTTVINNNRTRMVNFEIYFCSPKCFSKS, from the exons atgaaattacagtGTCAAGTGGAAGTAATAAACCGAGTTCACAGCAGTCTAAATATAAGGTCCAATGGAAAGTACTTAAAATCTACATTAGCTTTAGGCAGGGAACCGAAGaatgaaaatgaatattttatccTACACTTTTCGTCTGTTAACAGAACTGGagttaaatataaagttaaaaGTCTGAAACAGGCGTTTGTTAAGTGCTTGAATGAAGGGAAAGCGACGTTACGGTTTGAGGATCCACCACACGATTTGTGCATCAAATGTGAAGCTATTCAGTTGAAGTGTTTTATGAAACTTCTTAAACAGTGCATTACTGGAGACACTAAAGGATTACGCCTCTCAGACTTATCGAATATTAGCGTAACGTCTAAAGATATCGCTCCGACTAAGATGGTCATAAGAGATAGAAGCGAGTTCCCATCAAAAGGCCTTCCCAGAACCTTGGAGTCTCTGACTTTAGCTGGACTGAAACTTTGCAATTTCAGAAGAGACGTGCTACTGCTTCGACACCTTTCTGTTTTGGATTTAAGTAataatgaaattgaaaaaataccTGCAGAGTTTG GTAGAATGCCCAACCTATCAGAGCTATACTTGGCAAACAATCAACTTGGGGTTAAAGGAGAAATGGACTGGAATTGGCTGCTAGGACCTCAG ATAAGCAAATCTTTGAAATTGTTGGACCTCACTGGAAATAAGTTGAACCATCTCTCTAAAGGAGTGTGGAAGCTGCAAAGCCTGGTCACACTGAAACtggataataatatgataaagaGGCTGCCTGCTACTGTGGGACGGATCAGCTCATTGAG GTACTTAACACTATCACAGAATAGACTAGAATCCCTCCCTTGCAGTTTAATGCACTGCAAACTAGAACATATTGACCTCTCCAGCAATGACTTCCACATCATAGAGTCAGCACCTCAGCCTAACAACCGTTCACTGTGGGATCTGTACGTCAGAGGTTTAGTTCAACTGGCAGCCAAAGTAGTATTAAAGCACAAGATATACTATGCTCCAAATATTATCCCACGGACTCTAGTACACTTCTTAGACGAAGCCAACATGTGTATTTGTGGGGCTCCGGTAGTAAATGACTTGTTTTACATAAACAAACAGTTTGAAATGAAAGATTTCTTCAGAACAACAGTCATCAATAATAACAGAACACGTATGGTGAACTTTGAAATCTATTTTTGTTCCCCAAAGTGTTTTAGTAAGAGTTAG
- the LOC126370703 gene encoding G kinase-anchoring protein 1-like isoform X1, translated as MKHQWNLLIDTFYFCYFALFILFISIIVVYSTSKKSSSEKMAALVVQSRFAGLKIEDDDYPSSSDSKNKKSKGAAAKKPDPPKKAKTNTKPQSANKKKKSKAASSTSEQWETWKQKDEQLVDGNFESELQQAILLSKLDYEEKKDVYKQFKKEAEMEKKVVETKSSKKQNKKKNVMSLDQFNDMISGEEPRFNHEDEKQPVEDAEFNKDTEFFERVKDEAKNELLKDKIIDRVRNRKCVSDEVITRVQFADALERKDKEIQALKDEITGLKQELLTVKSRNKKLCNILGQGEMKDKAEVLVEVERLRSVQSELTAELAALHSDLERERSRNADPRAKDKKFPYKKKSIRFDVSSEAITALESSTAT; from the exons ATGAAACATCAGTGGAATCTCTTAAtagatacattttatttttgttattttgcattgtttattttgtttatttctatCATTGTTGTTTACTCTACCAGTAAAAAAAGCAG TAGCGAAAAAATGGCTGCTTTGGTGGTACAATCGCGTTTCGCCGGGTTGAAGATCGAGGACGACGACTACCCGTCTTCTAGCGACAGCAAAAACAAAAAGTCCAAGGGCGCCGCCGCCAAGAAGCCTGATCCTCCCAAGAAAGCCAAAACTAACACAAAACCACAG AGTgcaaacaagaagaagaagtcgaAGGCCGCCAGCTCAACTTCAGAACAGTGGGAGACCTGGAAGCAGAAGGATGAACAGCTGGTTGATGGCAACTTTGAGTCTGAACTACAACAG GCAATTCTCCTGTCAAAGCTGGACTATGAAGAAAAGAAGGATGTGTACAAGCAGTTCAAGAAAGAAGCGGAGATGGAGAAGAAAGTTGTCGAGACCAAATCCAGCAAGAAGCAGAACAAGAAGAAAAACGTCATGAGCCTCGACCAGTTCAACGATATGATCTCTGGGGAGGAGCCTCGat TCAACCACGAAGATGAGAAACAACCGGTAGAGGACGCAGAGTTTAACAAAGACACGGAGTTCTTTGAAAGGGTTAAGGACGAGGCCAAGAACGAGCTACTAAAGGACAAAATCATCGACAGAGTTCGCAATAGGAAGTGCGTGTCGGATGAG GTCATCACTCGGGTACAGTTCGCGGATGCTCTAGAGAGAAAGGACAAGGAGATACAAGCTCTAAAAGACGAGATAACGGGACTGAAGCAGGAGCTGCTGACCGTCAAGAGTAGGAACAAGAAGCTCTGCAATATTCTTGGACAGGGTGAAA TGAAAGACAAAGCGGAGgtgttggtggaggtggagCGGCTGCGCAGCGTGCAGAGCGAGCTGACGGCCGAGCTGGCCGCGCTGCACAGCGACCTCGAGCGAGAGCGCTCCAGGAACGCCGACCCACGCGCCAAGGACAAG AAATTCccatataaaaagaaaagtataCGATTTGACGTATCATCTGAAGCCATCACAGCCTTAGAGTCGAGCACAGCAACTTAA